One Mercurialis annua linkage group LG3, ddMerAnnu1.2, whole genome shotgun sequence DNA window includes the following coding sequences:
- the LOC126675537 gene encoding protein AE7 yields the protein MGPGLINPNPVVYQKSESRVRSTRSDSAAVDEYAVEPIDQLEIFDHIRDIKDPEHPYSLEELKVITEDAIEVNDSYVRVTFTPTVEHCSMATVIGLCLRVKLMRSLPSRYKVDIRVAPGSHATEAAVNKQLNDKERVAAALENPNLVDMVDECLGPSYT from the exons ATGGGTCCTGGGCTTATAAATCCCAATCCAGTAGTTTATCAGAAGAGCGAGTCTAGGGTTCGGAGTACTCGAAGTGATTCTGCTGCGGTTGATGAGTATGCTGTTGAGCCCATTGATCAACTGGAAATTTTTG ATCATATTAGAGACATAAAAGACCCCGAGCATCCTTACTCTTTGGAAGAGCTCAAAGTCATAACAGAAGACGCAATAGAAGTTAATGATAGTTATGTCAG AGTGACATTCACTCCAACAGTTGAGCATTGTAGCATGGCAACAGTTATTGGTCTTTGCTTGCGCGTGAAACTCATGAGAAGCTTGCCTTCTCGTTACAAG GTGGATATAAGGGTGGCACCTGGAAGCCATGCAACTGAAGCTGCAG TTAACAAACAACTAAACGATAAAGAGCGAGTGGCTGCAGCCTTGGAAAACCCAAACCTAGTTGATATGGTTGACGAATGCTTGGGTCCATCATATACTTGA